Proteins encoded together in one Carassius auratus strain Wakin chromosome 32, ASM336829v1, whole genome shotgun sequence window:
- the LOC113051234 gene encoding histone H1-like: MAETAPAAAAPPAKAPKKKSAAKAKKAGPAVGDLIVKAVSASKERSGVSLAALKKALAAGGYDVEKKNSRIKLAIKSLVTKGILLQVKGTGASGSFKISKKETETKKKPAKKAAPKAKKPAAKKPAAAKKPKSAAAKKPAAKKSPKKAKKPAAAAKKATKSPKKAKKPAAPKKAAKSPKKTKAAKPKTAKPKAAKPKKAAPKKK; the protein is encoded by the coding sequence ATGGCAGAAACCGCCCCAGCTGCAGCCGCCCCGCCGGCCAAAGCGCCCAAGAAGAAGTCCGCCGCTAAAGCCAAGAAAGCAGGTCCGGCCGTCGGTGATCTGATCGTTAAAGCCGTGTCCGCATCCAAGGAGAGGAGCGGCGTGTCTCTCGCTGCTCTGAAGAAAGCTCTCGCCGCCGGCGGCTACGACGTGGAGAAGAAAAACTCCCGCATCAAGCTCGCCATCAAGAGCCTGGTGACTAAAGGCATCCTGCTGCAGGTCAAAGGAACCGGCGCCTCTGGATCCTTCAAGATCAGCAAGAAGGAGACCGAGACCAAGAAGAAGCCGGCGAAGAAAGCGGCTCCTAAAGCCAAGAAGCCCGCGGCCAAGAAACCCGCTGCTGCCAAGAAGCCCAAGAGCGCAGCGGCAAAGAAGCCCGCCGCTAAGAAATCCCCCAAGAAGGCCAAGAAACCCGCTGCCGCCGCCAAGAAGGCCACGAAGAGCCCCAAGAAGGCGAAGAAGCCCGCGGCGCCCAAGAAAGCAGCCAAGAGCCCCAAAAAGACCAAGGCCGCCAAACCCAAGACAGCGAAGCCTAAAGCTGCCAAGCCTAAAAAGGCAGCTCCCAAGAAGAAGTAA
- the LOC113051245 gene encoding histone H2A-like, whose translation MSGRGKTGGKARAKAKTRSSRAGLQFPVGRVHRLLRKGNYAERVGAGAPVYLAAVLEYLTAEILELAGNAARDNKKTRIIPRHLQLAVRNDEELNKLLGRVTIAQGGVLPNIQAVLLPKKTEKPAKAK comes from the coding sequence ATGAGCGGAAGAGGTAAAACCGGCGGCAAAGCGAGAGCGAAGGCCAAGACTCGCTCCTCCAGAGCAGGGCTGCAGTTCCCCGTCGGTCGTGTTCACAGACTTCTCCGCAAGGGGAACTACGCCGAACGCGTCGGTGCCGGAGCTCCCGTCTATCTGGCGGCTGTGCTCGAGTATCTGACCGCTGAGATCCTGGAGTTGGCTGGAAACGCCGCGAGAGACAACAAGAAGACCCGCATCATTCCCCGTCACCTGCAGCTGGCGGTGCGCAATGACGAGGAGCTCAACAAACTCCTGGGTCGAGTGACCATCGCTCAGGGCGGCGTGCTGCCCAACATCCAGGCCGTGCTGCTGCCCAAAAAGACCGAGAAACCCGCCAAAGCCAAGTAG
- the LOC113051242 gene encoding histone H3-like, protein MARTKQTARKSTGGKAPRKQLATKAARKSAPATGGVKKPHRYRPGTVALREIRRYQKSTELLIRKLPFQRLVREIAQDFKTDLRFQSSAVMALQESSEAYLVGLFEDTNLCAIHAKRVTIMPKDIQLARRIRGERA, encoded by the coding sequence ATGGCAAGAACCAAGCAGACCGCTCGTAAATCCACCGGTGGCAAAGCCCCGAGGAAGCAGCTCGCTACTAAAGCCGCCCGGAAGAGCGCCCCAGCCACCGGCGGCGTCAAGAAGCCCCACCGTTACAGGCCCGGGACCGTGGCTCTACGAGAGATCCGCCGCTATCAGAAGTCCACCGAGCTGCTGATCCGCAAACTGCCTTTCCAGCGTCTGGTGCGAGAGATCGCTCAGGATTTCAAGACGGACCTGCGCTTCCAGAGCTCCGCAGTCATGGCCCTGCAGGAGTCGAGCGAGGCTTACCTGGTCGGCCTGTTCGAGGACACCAACCTGTGCGCCATCCACGCCAAGAGGGTCACCATCATGCCCAAAGACATCCAGCTGGCCCGCCGCATCCGCGGAGAGCGCGCTTAA